The Arthrobacter sp. OAP107 DNA segment GCTTCCGCGATCACCCGGCGCTGGATGTCGAGGCCGTCGGGCCCGCCGTCCAGCGACACCCGCGGCTCATGAACGCGGGCTTCACGGGGCATGCTGCTGATGGACGCCGTCGGCACGTAAGGCGCATTCACCGCGAGGATGTCCACGGTGCCCCGAAGGCGAGCAGGCAGGGCCGAGTAGAGGTCGCCCTCGTGGACTGCACCGCCCGCTGGCACGATGTTGAGGCTGGCACACTGCACAGCGGCGGGGTCGACGTCGGAAGCGTGCACCTCCACGCCGGGCATCTGCACCGCCAGCGCGGTACCCACAGCGCCGGAGCCGCAGCACAGGTCAACAACAACCGGAAGAATCGTCGGCGACGCGGGCGGAGTGATGCCAACAGTCCCCGCGGGCTCAGCGGGCTCCGGCCCCGCGGCTCGAAGGAGCGTGGCAGCCTCCTGAACCAGCAGTTCCGTCCGGCGGCGTGGCACAAAGACGCCGGGCTCGACCCGGATCCGCAAGCCACAAAACTCGGCCCAGCCCAAAATGTGCTCGAGCGGAAACCCGTCGACTCGTCGCTGCACGGCTTCCATAAGTTCATCGGCGGCAAGGCCGGCGGAAAGGAGGAGGTCCGCTTCGTCCTCGGCAAAGACACAGCCGGCGGCGCGCAGCCTGCTGATGACGTTGGAGCGGAAAGGCGGTGATTGAACAGGCATGGTTGCGTCCTTCGGGTGAATGATGGGCGCTCCGTGCATACGTCCGACTAGCCTTGGCGGTCCGTAAGGCGGGCAAGGAGAACCCAAGCTGGCGTTGCGAGAATTGTTCTCACCTCCCGGGTAGTACTGATCCGGCACATTTAATACGCGCCCGGCCCTCAAATCGGCTCTGCAAAAATCCATGTTATCCGACGCCGAATCCGGCAATTATTGGCAGGATGGAACGATGACCCACAGCGAAAACCACACGCTCATCTGGACCGGCTCCTATACCGCGGACAGCGGCGGCCACGGGGCCGGGATCGGGGCCGTATCGGTCAACGCTGATGGGACGCTCACTTGGCGTGGGACGGCGGCAAAGGCTGACTCGCCGTCGTTCGTTGCGGTGCACCGGAAACTGCCGATGGTTTACGCCGTCGGGGAGAACGCCAAAACCGTCCAGGCATACCGGCGGCGGGGAGAATTCGGCCTCGAGGCCGCCGGCGAGCCCTGGGCGGCCGGCGAAGCGCCCTGCCACGTCACCGTCGATCCGCAGGGCAAGTTCCTGGTCGTCGCCTGCTGGGGCGATGGTCAGGTGCTGCTCTACGAACTGACGGACGACGGCGGGATCGCCCGCCGCCTTCCGTCGGCACCCTCCAGCGACCCGCACCGGGACGACCGCCCCAGCCGCGCCCACGCCAGCCTGGTACTCACCGACGGCCGCATCATGACCACCGACCTCGGGCACGACCTCCTCCGAGTCTGGAACTACGTCCACAGGACGGGCCTGGTGCTGGACCATGAGGTGGTGCTGCCTAAGGACAGCGGCCCCCGCCACCTGGTGCAGCATTCCGACGGAACGGTGTCGGTCGTTACCGAGTATTCGATCGAGGTCTTCGCAGCCCGTGCCGCCTCGGCATCGGGAAAGTTCGAACTGGTCGGCCAGGGTCCCGCGACGTCCGACGGCGCCAAGGACGGCGACTCTGCGGCCGAGATTGCCTTGTCGCCGGACGGGCGGTTCGCGTATGTCGGGGTGCGGGGCTCCAACCGCATCAGCGTGCTGGAGGTGGACTCGTCGGCCGAGGGCAGCCTGCTTCGCCCGCTCGGCGACTTCACCAGCGGCGGCGACTGGCCCCGTCACCACCTGGTCCGCAGCGGGTCGCTGCACGTTGCCCACGAGCGCTCCCACGACATCACAACCTTCCGCCTGAACGACCAGACCGGCCTTCCGGAGGGCCCTCTTCAGCGTCTTGTTGCGGGTTCCCCCACGGCCCTGATTGTGGCAAGCTAAACCGCAATCGACAAAGCCAATACAGGATTAGTCATTCCCAATACGGCCCCATCACAGGAGGCCGTGTTGGCGATCGGGCCTGCCTTGGACGAGTCGGCGTCCTAACGGAGTCCGGGCTGCCCCACCCGGACAAGCAACGTTGCTTTGCGGAAGGTCCAACATGCTCACCGTCCCTCGCCTGAATTCCCCGCGCCGTACCGGCGGCCCCGTCAAACCCACCCGCGCCACTCTGGCGGCGGCAGGCGCGCTCGTTCTGCTGGCTGCGTCGGCCCCACCCGTCCAGGCGGCCCTGCCCGCCCAGGCAACTCCGACAGCCACAGCCGCCCTGCCAACCCAGGCACCCGGCCAAGCCGCAATTGTCAACAAAACCCCGGTGCCGCCGTCGGGCACCAAACAGGGAACAGGTGCCCATTCCCTCCGCACGCCCGTTACCGGCGAGAACTTCTACTTCGTCATGGCGGACAGATTCAGCAACGGCGACGCCGGCAACGACCAAGGCGGCCTCGGCCCGGATCCGATGGTCTCCGGGTTCGACCCCACCCGGAAGGGCTTCTACAACGGCGGGGACCTGAAAGGCCTTCTGGACAAGATCGACTACATCCAGGGCCTCGGGACCACGGCGATCTGGCTGACACCAAGCTTCAAGAACAAGGCGGTCCAGCCCGAGGACAATTCCGCCGGCTACCACGGCTACTGGGTCACCGACTTCACCCAGATCGATCCGCACCTGGGCACCAACGCCGAGCTGAAGGCGCTCATCGACGAGGCGCACTCCCGCGGCATGAAGGTGTACTTCGACATCATCACAAACCACACCGCGGACGTCATCGGCTACAAGGAGGGTGCCCGCACCGGCTACGTCTCCAAGGACAGGGCGCCGTACCGCACCGCCGCAGGCGTTGCCTTCGATGACCGGGACTTCGCCGGCCGGGCCGACTTCCCCAAGCTCGACGCCGAAACCTCCTTCCCGTACACACCGGTGCTTGATCCGGCGGAACAGAACCTCAAGGTTCCGGCCTGGCTCAACGACCCGACGCTGTACCACAACCGCGGCGACACGACCTTTGCCGGCGAGAACTCCTCCTACGGCGACTTCTTCGGCCTGGACGACCTGTTCACCGAGCACCCGGCAGTCGTGGCCGGCATGACGGACATCTACGAGACGTGGATCCGGGACTTCGGCGTGGACGGGTTCCGCATCGACACCATGAAGCACGTCAACGATGAATTCTGGCAGCAGTTCGGGCCCGAGGTACTCGCCTACGCCAGGGCGCACGGCAAGGACGAGTTCTTCATGTTCGGCGAAGTCTTCGACACGTCCAAGAGCTTCACGAGCCAGTTCACCACACGCAACAGGATGCAGGCCGTGCTCGACTTCCCTTTCCAGGACGCTGCGCGCAATTTCGCCTCGAAAAGCCACGACGCGAAAGAGCTGGAAACCTTCTTCGCCGCCGACGACTGGTACACCGACGCGGACTCCAACGTCTACCAGTTGCCCACCTTCCTGGGAAACCACGACATGGGCCGGATCGGCAGCTTCATCAGCACCGACAACCCGGACGCGGACGGCGCCGAACGTGTGGCCCGCGACGAACTGGCCCACGAGCTCATGTATTTTTCCCGCGGAAATCCCGTAATCTACTACGGTGACGAGCAGGGCTTCACCGGCCCCGGCGGAGACCAGGACGCCCGCCAGACGCTGTTCGCCAGCAAGGTACCCGACTACCTCGACGATGACCTGCTCGGCACGGACGCCACCCATGCCACCGACAACTTCAACACCGGGCATCCCCTGTACGCGAAGATCCGCGAACTCGCGCAACTGACCAAAGACCACCCGGCCCTGCGCGACGGCGCCCACCAGCACCGGTACGCCTCGGATGGACCCGGCATCTACGCTTTCTCGCGCACAGATGCCAAAGACCAGCGTGAGTACGTGGTTGCGCTGAACAACAGCGAGAAGCCGCAGACGGCCGCCGTTCCCACTTACATCGCCAAGCGCAATTACCGCCTCATCTACGGCGACGCCGCCGAAAACTCCAAGACCGCGCCCGATGGCAAGCTGACCGTCACGGTGCCGCCGCTGTCCGCCGTTGTCTACCAGTCATCCGGCCGGATCCCCCGCGGGAAGGCGGCCCCGGCCGTCGCACTGCAGCCCCCTGTTTCCGCCGCAGCCACCGCCACCTCCGCCGGGGACAACGGCCGGATCCAAGTGACGGCCGACGTCGACGGCAGCTCGTTCTATGAGGTCACCTTTGAAGCCAGGACGCCGGGCGGCAAATGGGAGCGAGTGGGCACCGACGACACCGCGCCCTACCGGGTTTTCCACGACGTCTCAGTACTGGAACCCGGCACTGTCGTGGAGTACCGGGCGGTGGTCCTGAACAACGCCGGCCGCTCGTCGGTCAGCGCTGTCCGGTCCGCTGAGGTGCCGGACCCGGTACTGACCATCCAGCAGCCGGCCGAGGGCAGCACGGTCCAGGGCAACGTGGACGTGGTGGCCACGGCAGACCCGGAAAAGGCCAGCCACGTGGTGCACTTCGAGCGGAGCGTCGCGGGCGGGCCATGGACAGCCATCGGTTCCAAAGATGACTCATCCCCGGCGTACACGGTGGCGGACCGCTTGGACGCGCTGGGTCTCGCCGACGGAACCGAGGTGCGGTACCGGGCAAAGCTCGACGGGACGGGTGTGGTGAGCAACGTCCGGAAAGTGGCCGTGGGCGCCGCGCCGCAGCCCGAGTCGGTCACTGTGGCGGGAAGCCTGAACAGCGAGATGGGCTGCCCGGATGATTGGCAGCCGGCATGTGAGGCGGCGTTCCTGACCTTCGATCCGGCGGACCGCCTGTGGAAGCTCACGGCAGACCTTCCGGCTGGGCAGTACGAATTCAAGGCGGCCATCAACGGCTCCTGGGATGAGAACTACGGCCAGGATGGTGCCCCGAACGGTTCCAATATCGTGCTGGACCACGACGGCGGCCCGGTCACCTTCCGGTACAGCCACACCACGCACGTGATCACAGCCAGCTAGGCCGCCCGGGACCGGCGCCAGTCCTCAGGCCCGCATGGCCTTCTCGACCGCAGCGAGCAGGGAGTTGAACCTTTCGTCGCCCTCAAGGCCGTCGATCAGCACGGGGTCCCCGTCCGAGTTGGCCAGTGGCACCTGCCAGTTGGGGTACTGGGCAGAGGTGGTTCCTGGCTGGTTCTGCACGCGCCGTTCCCCGACAGCGTCCACGAGCGCCACCCCGAGAAGGACTGACGGGGTCTGCGCGAGCAGGCGGTGCAGCGCCTCAATCCGTTCCTGCTCGGAGCCGGCGTCGCTGGAGGACAGCAGGCCGCGCTGCCGGAGCAGGTCCATCATTTTCTCCAGCTTGGCGTTGTGCTCCAGGCGTTCC contains these protein-coding regions:
- a CDS encoding putative protein N(5)-glutamine methyltransferase, which translates into the protein MPVQSPPFRSNVISRLRAAGCVFAEDEADLLLSAGLAADELMEAVQRRVDGFPLEHILGWAEFCGLRIRVEPGVFVPRRRTELLVQEAATLLRAAGPEPAEPAGTVGITPPASPTILPVVVDLCCGSGAVGTALAVQMPGVEVHASDVDPAAVQCASLNIVPAGGAVHEGDLYSALPARLRGTVDILAVNAPYVPTASISSMPREARVHEPRVSLDGGPDGLDIQRRVIAEAAAWLRPGGHLLIETSRLQAPHTAAAMVRGGLRPRTATSAELDATVVIGQLF
- a CDS encoding beta-propeller fold lactonase family protein; protein product: MTHSENHTLIWTGSYTADSGGHGAGIGAVSVNADGTLTWRGTAAKADSPSFVAVHRKLPMVYAVGENAKTVQAYRRRGEFGLEAAGEPWAAGEAPCHVTVDPQGKFLVVACWGDGQVLLYELTDDGGIARRLPSAPSSDPHRDDRPSRAHASLVLTDGRIMTTDLGHDLLRVWNYVHRTGLVLDHEVVLPKDSGPRHLVQHSDGTVSVVTEYSIEVFAARAASASGKFELVGQGPATSDGAKDGDSAAEIALSPDGRFAYVGVRGSNRISVLEVDSSAEGSLLRPLGDFTSGGDWPRHHLVRSGSLHVAHERSHDITTFRLNDQTGLPEGPLQRLVAGSPTALIVAS
- a CDS encoding alpha-amylase family glycosyl hydrolase, whose product is MLTVPRLNSPRRTGGPVKPTRATLAAAGALVLLAASAPPVQAALPAQATPTATAALPTQAPGQAAIVNKTPVPPSGTKQGTGAHSLRTPVTGENFYFVMADRFSNGDAGNDQGGLGPDPMVSGFDPTRKGFYNGGDLKGLLDKIDYIQGLGTTAIWLTPSFKNKAVQPEDNSAGYHGYWVTDFTQIDPHLGTNAELKALIDEAHSRGMKVYFDIITNHTADVIGYKEGARTGYVSKDRAPYRTAAGVAFDDRDFAGRADFPKLDAETSFPYTPVLDPAEQNLKVPAWLNDPTLYHNRGDTTFAGENSSYGDFFGLDDLFTEHPAVVAGMTDIYETWIRDFGVDGFRIDTMKHVNDEFWQQFGPEVLAYARAHGKDEFFMFGEVFDTSKSFTSQFTTRNRMQAVLDFPFQDAARNFASKSHDAKELETFFAADDWYTDADSNVYQLPTFLGNHDMGRIGSFISTDNPDADGAERVARDELAHELMYFSRGNPVIYYGDEQGFTGPGGDQDARQTLFASKVPDYLDDDLLGTDATHATDNFNTGHPLYAKIRELAQLTKDHPALRDGAHQHRYASDGPGIYAFSRTDAKDQREYVVALNNSEKPQTAAVPTYIAKRNYRLIYGDAAENSKTAPDGKLTVTVPPLSAVVYQSSGRIPRGKAAPAVALQPPVSAAATATSAGDNGRIQVTADVDGSSFYEVTFEARTPGGKWERVGTDDTAPYRVFHDVSVLEPGTVVEYRAVVLNNAGRSSVSAVRSAEVPDPVLTIQQPAEGSTVQGNVDVVATADPEKASHVVHFERSVAGGPWTAIGSKDDSSPAYTVADRLDALGLADGTEVRYRAKLDGTGVVSNVRKVAVGAAPQPESVTVAGSLNSEMGCPDDWQPACEAAFLTFDPADRLWKLTADLPAGQYEFKAAINGSWDENYGQDGAPNGSNIVLDHDGGPVTFRYSHTTHVITAS